The following proteins are encoded in a genomic region of Brachyspira pilosicoli:
- the lon gene encoding endopeptidase La: MSENNENKDIEKNENIENETIETSQENDDNSDNAISIVEDKLPSRLIIIPVMGKPLFPGLYAPFPIPASQANAVNKAIAENDGFLGLNLYIQDEPKDIKKTTIDEIYKVGVVVKVFKKLNLPDGGLNLLINSIKRYKIIRYISTEPVIRAEPLYIPDIVTTNNDKEAKEIKAYTRALLSEVKSLSESNPLFTEEMRLTMVNVDDPGKLADFVTSMINVERASQQEILETFDVQERLEKVLLLLQKEREITKLQQKIQGSINSKIQKQQRDYFLKEQLKEIKKELGYDTDPKQKDIDKYKKELKELKIVDEVRERMEQEIEKISTIDTHSPEYTVSKNYLDTLFALPWNKENKEREDITKSKKILDKDHYGLEDVKERIYEFLAVRKLNPNKKSSILCFVGPPGVGKTSIGKSIAEALDRPFFRFSLGGMRDEAEIKGHRRTYIGAMPGKIIEALKIVKSKNPVLMLDEIDKLGASFQGDPSSALLEVLDPEQNSSFRDHYLDLPFDLSNILFITTANTLDTIPRPLLDRMEVIRLSGYIMEEKLKIATKYIIPRQLKAHGLIAKNVKFTNKAIENIVNGYAREAGVRNFERMIEKICRKIAADVVSNNKENYNITIDSKDLEKYLKKPIFTEDFTEKDLKPGNAIGLAWTSMGGATLTIESIKVQEKKDAGTINITGQLGEVMTESVQIAYSYVKSVAKNYGVDENYFNDAIIHLHIPEGATPKDGPSAGITLATALLSLAMNKVIRNDTAMTGELSLNGKVLPIGGLKEKTIAAKRLGFIKHIIIPFENKRDLDEIPDKVKSSLIFYPVKDVKEVFDFMFKLNKQNKKTDKASSKSKKAKK; the protein is encoded by the coding sequence ATGAGTGAAAATAATGAAAATAAAGATATAGAAAAAAACGAAAATATAGAAAATGAAACTATTGAAACGTCTCAAGAGAATGATGACAATTCTGATAATGCAATATCAATAGTTGAAGATAAACTTCCATCAAGATTAATAATAATACCTGTTATGGGAAAGCCATTATTTCCTGGTCTTTATGCACCATTTCCAATACCAGCCTCTCAGGCTAATGCTGTAAATAAAGCCATAGCAGAAAATGATGGCTTTTTAGGTCTTAATTTGTATATACAAGATGAGCCTAAAGATATAAAAAAAACGACTATAGATGAAATATATAAAGTTGGTGTTGTTGTAAAGGTATTTAAAAAACTTAATCTTCCAGACGGTGGGCTTAATCTGCTTATTAATTCAATTAAGAGATATAAAATAATAAGGTATATTTCCACAGAACCTGTAATTAGAGCAGAGCCATTATATATACCAGACATAGTAACAACCAATAATGATAAAGAGGCAAAAGAGATAAAAGCATATACAAGAGCTTTACTTTCTGAGGTGAAATCATTAAGTGAAAGCAATCCTCTTTTTACAGAAGAGATGCGTCTTACTATGGTGAATGTTGATGACCCGGGTAAATTAGCAGATTTTGTAACTTCTATGATAAATGTTGAAAGAGCCAGTCAGCAAGAAATATTAGAAACTTTTGATGTACAAGAGAGATTAGAAAAAGTTTTACTGCTTCTTCAAAAAGAGAGAGAGATAACAAAACTTCAGCAAAAAATTCAAGGAAGCATTAACTCCAAAATACAAAAACAGCAGAGAGATTATTTTCTAAAAGAGCAGTTAAAAGAGATAAAAAAAGAATTAGGCTACGACACAGACCCAAAACAAAAAGATATAGATAAATATAAAAAAGAGTTAAAAGAACTAAAAATTGTAGATGAAGTAAGAGAGAGAATGGAGCAAGAAATAGAAAAAATTTCTACAATAGATACACATTCTCCAGAGTATACTGTTTCAAAAAATTATCTTGATACATTGTTTGCACTCCCTTGGAACAAAGAAAACAAAGAGAGAGAAGACATAACAAAAAGCAAAAAAATATTAGACAAAGACCATTATGGCTTAGAAGATGTAAAAGAGAGAATATATGAGTTTTTGGCAGTGAGAAAATTAAACCCAAATAAAAAATCTTCAATACTATGTTTTGTAGGCCCTCCGGGAGTTGGTAAAACATCTATAGGAAAAAGCATTGCAGAGGCATTAGACAGACCTTTCTTTAGGTTTTCATTAGGCGGTATGAGAGATGAGGCAGAAATTAAAGGACACAGAAGAACATATATTGGTGCTATGCCTGGTAAAATAATTGAGGCTTTAAAAATTGTTAAATCTAAAAACCCTGTTTTAATGCTTGATGAAATAGATAAATTAGGTGCAAGTTTTCAGGGCGACCCTTCAAGTGCATTGCTTGAAGTGTTAGACCCAGAACAGAACTCTTCTTTTAGAGACCATTATCTTGATTTGCCTTTTGATTTATCTAATATTTTGTTTATTACAACAGCAAATACATTAGACACTATTCCAAGACCTTTGCTTGACAGAATGGAAGTAATTAGGCTCTCTGGCTACATTATGGAAGAGAAACTAAAAATTGCTACAAAATATATAATACCAAGACAATTAAAAGCACATGGTTTAATTGCTAAAAATGTTAAGTTTACAAACAAGGCTATAGAGAATATAGTTAATGGTTATGCAAGAGAGGCGGGGGTTCGTAACTTCGAGAGAATGATAGAAAAAATATGCAGAAAAATTGCTGCCGATGTAGTATCAAACAACAAAGAAAATTATAATATAACTATAGATTCTAAAGATTTAGAAAAGTACTTAAAAAAGCCAATCTTTACAGAAGACTTCACAGAAAAAGATTTAAAACCAGGAAATGCAATAGGTTTAGCTTGGACTTCTATGGGAGGGGCTACTTTAACTATAGAATCTATTAAAGTACAAGAGAAAAAAGATGCAGGCACTATAAATATAACAGGTCAGCTTGGAGAGGTGATGACAGAGAGTGTGCAGATTGCTTACAGCTATGTAAAAAGTGTTGCTAAAAATTACGGCGTTGATGAGAATTATTTTAATGACGCTATAATACACTTGCACATACCAGAAGGTGCTACTCCAAAAGACGGTCCTTCTGCGGGTATTACTTTGGCTACTGCTTTATTATCGCTTGCTATGAACAAAGTTATTAGAAATGATACTGCTATGACAGGAGAGCTTTCTCTCAATGGAAAAGTGCTTCCTATTGGAGGGCTTAAAGAAAAGACTATAGCCGCTAAGAGATTAGGTTTCATTAAGCATATTATAATACCTTTTGAAAATAAAAGAGATTTAGATGAAATACCTGATAAAGTTAAAAGCTCTCTTATTTTCTACCCTGTAAAAGATGTAAAAGAGGTGTTTGACTTTATGTTTAAATTAAATAAACAAAATAAAAAAACTGATAAAGCATCAAGTAAATCTAAAAAAGCAAAAAAATAA